The Medicago truncatula cultivar Jemalong A17 chromosome 4, MtrunA17r5.0-ANR, whole genome shotgun sequence genome includes a region encoding these proteins:
- the LOC11422912 gene encoding basic leucine zipper 34, with the protein MAQLPPKVPIPNMTPTWPEFSSHQKMPNLKTISPSNASNFSNNQQNPSWVDEFLDFSSTRRGAHRRSASDSVTFIEASMMEHCRRRDGDNEFERFDDEQLMSMFSVDEVSRNNTMMPPPATLSSNSNPSTPSDHNSINDEKEEDEEEKMQQKQLKHESDEDEIGECKQENGGVVNDEDDNNGNTTTFSSPKITDPKRVKRILANRQSAQRSRVRKLQYISELERSVTSLQAEVSVLSPRVAYLDHQRLLLNVDNSAIKQRIAALAQDKIFKDAHQEALKREIERLRQVYHQQQNIKNNATAAAVSPSPSPKPRCDNDTHIENEHLINV; encoded by the exons ATGGCTCAATTGCCACCAAAGGTTCCAATTCCAAACATGACACCAACTTGGCCTGAATTTTCTTCTCACCAAAAAATGCCTAACCTTAAAACCATCTCACCAAGTAATGCTTCAAACTTTTCCAACAATCAACAAAACCCTTCATGGGTGGACGAGTTTCTTGACTTCTCGTCCACCAGAAGAGGGGCACACAGGCGTTCGGCCAGTGACTCAGTGACCTTCATAGAAGCATCGATGATGGAGCATTGTCGCCGTAGGGATGGAGACAATGAGTTTGAAAGGTTTGATGATGAACAATTGATGTCCATGTTTAGTGTGGACGAGGTTTCAAGGAATAATACCATGATGCCACCACCAGCTACATTGTCATCTAACTCTAACCCTTCAACTCCTTCTGATCATAACAGCATCAATGATGAGAAAGAGGAAGATGAGGAGGAAAAGATGCAACAGAAACAATTGAAGCATGAATCTGATGAGGATGAAATTGGTGAATGCAAACAGGAAAATGGAGGAGTTGTGAATGATGAAGATGACAATAATGGAAATACAACAACTTTTTCAAGTCCAAAAATTACTGACCCCAAGAGGGTCAAAAG AATCCTGGCAAATAGACAATCTGCACAAAGATCAAGAGTGAGGAAACTGCAATACATATCAGAGCTTGAGAGAAGTGTGACTTCATTACAG GCTGAAGTATCAGTGCTGTCACCACGGGTTGCATATTTGGATCATCAGAGGTTGCTTCTAAATGTTGATAACAGTGCTATCAAGCAAAGAATCGCAGCCCTAGCCCAAGACAAAATCTTCAAAGATG CTCATCAAGAAGCATTGAAGAGGGAGATAGAGAGGCTGAGGCAAGTGTATcaccaacaacaaaacatcaaGAACAATGCTACAGCAGCAGCAGTGTCACCATCTCCATCACCTAAACCacgatgtgataatgatactcACATTGAAAATGAACATCTTATCAATGTTTGA